From the genome of Terriglobales bacterium:
CCTTACCCTAGTAACCAATTTTCGGGTTTTGGTCCTCACTCCTTAGGGTACCTCGGTTACGTTGTTCCGGTATGGGACTTTGTTTTAACTTCAATGAGTGTTATGAGGCATAAGCACTCCAATCCGCGACGTAATGGTTTCTCGATGCTGGAACTGGTAATTGTTGTGGCGATCATGCTCGCTGTATCGGCCGCAGCGCTACCTTCCTTCTTCAATTCTATCGAGACTTACCGGATGCGGACCGCAGCCATGGACGTCGAGGGCCTCATGCAACGAGCTCGTTCCCTTGCGATTCGTGACAATAAGTATTACGCGGTTCGCTCAGTGGTAGCCAACCAGGGCGGGATCAATTACACGCAGGTGTTCGTTGACCTCAATAATAACGGCGTGCAAAACAACGGCGAAAGATTGATCCAGTTACCCGTGAACATGTCATTGCCCAATGGTGGCAATCCAGCTATGCCCAATGGGACCCTCGGCTTCGCGCCTCAAGGGGCAGCAGTGCCGGTGATGTTCAATAACCGAGGACTACCTTGTGTCATGAAGGCCGGGATCTGCAGCAACTGGGATGCTGGCAACACTCCGGTCGGATTCGTTGTGTTCTTGCAAGACGCGAAAACGAGTGGCAACGGCTGGGCCGCAATATCGGTCAGCCCTGTCGGTCGCGCCAAAGTATGGAGCTGGAATTCAGCTAGCAGTACCTGGAAATACTAGAGGTCAACTTATGGGTCGCCAGCAAGTCCCAATTGATCAGGCACAACGCACCCGCAGTCTACAGCTTGGTATGACATTGATCGAGCTGATGATTGCGCTTACCGTCCTTGCCATAGGCATGTCAGCAACCATGCTGTTGTTCGTGACTGCTGCCATGACCAACAGCAAAACCAAGACGGATACTGCGGGAACAATGCTGGCCCAGAGGGTGCTCGACCAGATTGCAGCCGCCCCCGCTGATGCCAACCCGGTCCTCACGGTTACTGACTGCAATCCCAATGGCGCAGCCGTCTGGAACATTGCTACCACCGGCGCGGCTGGCGTCGGTCTCGGAGCTACCCTCTCCGCGGTAACTGGCGATATTGATTTCACTCAGGCTTATGCCGCTGTGCCGGCCAATTACAAAATGCTGTATGTGTATTGCGGTGGCGGAGGACGGCAGATTACATACGATGTCCGCTGGAACATCACAACCGTATCAGCAGCTACCAAGATGATCACCGTTTCGGCGCGTCAAACGTCGGTTGGTACTACCCTTGGGGCGAATCGCGCAAAGTTATTCGCGCTGCCAGTTACCTTACGTACCATTGGGGGTCATTAGATCTTATGCGACCCATGTCATCATTGAACCGTTCACAGCACGGATTTTCACTCTTGGAATTGTTGATCAGCGTTGCCATTCTAACGTTGACCTTGGGTGTGGTGTTTGGCTACATCAACAACTCACAAAAGGTTTACAGAGCGGAAGAGCAGAAAGTTGATACCACGCAGCAGGGTCGTGAATTTCTCGACCAGATCACGCGCGACATCCACCAAGCCGGCTATCCTGGCCAGAAAATGTACGATTCAGCAATCCTGGCCGTACCACCCGCAAATGACTCGCGCGTTGCCGTGGGTCTGGTTCGAGTCTCGGCTTCGGAGCTTTGGTTCGAAGGCGATATGGATGGCGATGGTGCCGTAGAGAGCGTTCGTTACACTCTGTTTGACAATAACGGCAATGCCATCGGTGGCGCCAGCAATTGTCCCTGTAGCTTACAGCGTAGTGTGGTGTTGAAGGCGAATGCTGCTCCCAACGCACAATTGACCAGTTACAACTCAAGCGTAGACGGGATAATCAATAGTGGAGGCTTGGGTAACGGTGGGGCGGGACTAGCGATTGCTGGTGTGACTGCGGTAGGTGGCGGAGCCACAGTCGCCAATGACGTATTTTATGCTGCTTACAAAACCCCACCGGTTTTTGCCGCATTCGACGCCAACGGGACCGCGGTTGCTCTCCCGGCCGATTACGTAGCAAGTCCTGCTAACCTTGCGGCTATTCGAACCGTTCAAATTACAGTCAATCTCATGGCTCGCTATCAGGATCTGCAAAGCCATGTGCAATCCGTCGTTACCATGACGGGCTCAGCTAAATTGAATAACTTCTAAGCCCTTACCGCGAGCTGTCCCTTCAGGGGAATCATCCGCCCGAGAATCGGGTCCTTGCGACTATGGGCAATCTTCGACCTATCTTACCCACGCAATAAGAGACAGCTATCAAAAGCTATAAGCGACAAATACGTGTGGCATGTGAGCGGTGAACGCGCCGGTGTTCTGCGCTAGATGAAAATAAGAGTAGTCTGCGCCCAGGTCCCAATTGCCCAGCCTGGCTGAATTTCTCAGCGATATTTCCCACGCCTTCTGATAGGGCGCCGCAGAGATAGATTCTCCACCGACCCGGGCCAGGTATTCGCTGCGAAACTTCTTGTACTGAAGCCGAACCCCGCCTACTCCCAGGTGACTCTGATAGGTGTTGGGATCAAAGTATCCATGCAAAAGATTTTGGCTGAAGCGCAGGTGATTGAACTCGTAACCGCCCCCTATCGAAAGGCGAGGTCCGCCGAGCCAACGGATCAGCTCCGCTCCTTCACGGCGGGCTAGGTTGTGGTCGGAATAGTGTTGGTGGGACCAATGGGCGTCCAGCCGCCATGCACTCGAATTCCAGTTCGCATGACCATACCACCCTTCTCTGAGCAGATCGAACTGGCTAGCCCTGACGGTGGGAGAAACCGGCAGACGGGAAAAACCTGCAATCAGGCGCAGCCGTCTCCAGGGATGCGATTCCAACTCGCCGCGATACAGAGCCTTATGGCTGCTGTCGGCAAACCGCACCAGGCCTCCGCCCGCATCCACAAGGAGAAAGCGGTTCACTCTATACCTGATATCTTCAATGCCCGAAATCACATTGGCCTTTGGTCCGCCGCTTACCCACAGCGAGCGTTCCTCCATTTGCAATCGGCTGGCAAAGCCATAGCCTATTTTTGTGTCAAGCTGCTGCCATGACCTCCACATGCGATTGCTGGCAGAATCGGTAAAGAAAGTCTCGGTTCCCTGGAGACGGCTCCTCTTTGCCTCCAAACTCCCGTTCTCGCGCCCCCCGCTTTCCAGGCGAGATTTGAGGTCCTGAAGCCGAGCGCTTTCTGGATGACGGCTGAGCGCTCGATCCAACTCTGCCCGAGCCTCCGTATCCCGTCTCTGGTGGATCAGATTTCGCACCAAGCCGGCAGATGCCGCCTCATCGTTTGGATTTGTGTCAAGGAGTTCTCGGTAAAACTGATTCGAGCGCTCATACTCCCGCTGGTACCCCAAGGCACGCGCCAGTTCTAGTTTAGCCAGCCGGTTAGAGGGCTCTTCACGGAGAAGCTCTTGAAAGATGCGCATTGCGCGTTCATCATCATGATCGTAAAGATAAGCTCGACCCAGCTCCATTCGAAGACGACGATCGCTGGGCGACTGCTTGAGTTGCTCTTCCAACAAGTGGATGGCGTGTTTGTAATTCTGTTGCCGAAAATCAGCTGCTGACTGGGCCAGGACCTGGTCCACCGTTTGTGCATGTAACGTGGCCGAGGCGAGCGACACGACCAAGACTACAAGTGCCTTCCAACCGCATTGAACTAGTCTCATCTTGTTTATTGTCTCCGGTGCAATCACGGTAGCATCCACGACTGAAGTAGGCATCTGTCCAATGGGCATGCCCACACGGTGAAACAAGCCTCGATCATGCGTCGTTCATTATTGGTCCCAGTTGCCGCGCAAGCGGAGTCCAAATTAACGAGAAAATTGAGCAAGAGTCAGTTACTTCAGTAATCGTGCGGCCGTACTCTCCGTAACTGTTCTCGCATGAGGCTTAAAGTGTTAAGATTTACCTTGTAGGTGTGAGTTAGGGCATCGAACCAACCGCCCTTCCGGAG
Proteins encoded in this window:
- a CDS encoding prepilin-type N-terminal cleavage/methylation domain-containing protein gives rise to the protein MRHKHSNPRRNGFSMLELVIVVAIMLAVSAAALPSFFNSIETYRMRTAAMDVEGLMQRARSLAIRDNKYYAVRSVVANQGGINYTQVFVDLNNNGVQNNGERLIQLPVNMSLPNGGNPAMPNGTLGFAPQGAAVPVMFNNRGLPCVMKAGICSNWDAGNTPVGFVVFLQDAKTSGNGWAAISVSPVGRAKVWSWNSASSTWKY
- a CDS encoding prepilin-type N-terminal cleavage/methylation domain-containing protein; the encoded protein is MGRQQVPIDQAQRTRSLQLGMTLIELMIALTVLAIGMSATMLLFVTAAMTNSKTKTDTAGTMLAQRVLDQIAAAPADANPVLTVTDCNPNGAAVWNIATTGAAGVGLGATLSAVTGDIDFTQAYAAVPANYKMLYVYCGGGGRQITYDVRWNITTVSAATKMITVSARQTSVGTTLGANRAKLFALPVTLRTIGGH
- a CDS encoding prepilin-type N-terminal cleavage/methylation domain-containing protein yields the protein MRPMSSLNRSQHGFSLLELLISVAILTLTLGVVFGYINNSQKVYRAEEQKVDTTQQGREFLDQITRDIHQAGYPGQKMYDSAILAVPPANDSRVAVGLVRVSASELWFEGDMDGDGAVESVRYTLFDNNGNAIGGASNCPCSLQRSVVLKANAAPNAQLTSYNSSVDGIINSGGLGNGGAGLAIAGVTAVGGGATVANDVFYAAYKTPPVFAAFDANGTAVALPADYVASPANLAAIRTVQITVNLMARYQDLQSHVQSVVTMTGSAKLNNF
- a CDS encoding tetratricopeptide repeat protein; translated protein: MRLVQCGWKALVVLVVSLASATLHAQTVDQVLAQSAADFRQQNYKHAIHLLEEQLKQSPSDRRLRMELGRAYLYDHDDERAMRIFQELLREEPSNRLAKLELARALGYQREYERSNQFYRELLDTNPNDEAASAGLVRNLIHQRRDTEARAELDRALSRHPESARLQDLKSRLESGGRENGSLEAKRSRLQGTETFFTDSASNRMWRSWQQLDTKIGYGFASRLQMEERSLWVSGGPKANVISGIEDIRYRVNRFLLVDAGGGLVRFADSSHKALYRGELESHPWRRLRLIAGFSRLPVSPTVRASQFDLLREGWYGHANWNSSAWRLDAHWSHQHYSDHNLARREGAELIRWLGGPRLSIGGGYEFNHLRFSQNLLHGYFDPNTYQSHLGVGGVRLQYKKFRSEYLARVGGESISAAPYQKAWEISLRNSARLGNWDLGADYSYFHLAQNTGAFTAHMPHVFVAYSF